The sequence ATCAGCAGATGGGTGATCTCGACCTTGTCAGCCAGGAAGATCATCAGCGTGGTGACATCCCCGGTGATCATCGCCACCCCGCCGGAGTTGACCGCAAACACCACCAGAGTCGCAAAACGCAAGGTCTTGCGCGCTTCCATGTTGAGGCTGAGGATCAACGCCACCGATACCAGGGTCGCGGTGATGTTGTCGGCAATCGAGGAAAATACAAAGCAGAACAGCGCGGTGAGAAACAGCAGCTTGCGCTCGGTAATCCGCCCCGGCAGCACCAGGTATATGAGGTTCTCGATCAACCCCTTCTTGTTCAGGTAGGCAACAAAGGTCATGGTCGCCAGCAGAAACAGCCAGAGCCCGGCGATATCGGCAATATTATGGTTCAGGGCGGCCTGGACCTCGGCCCGGAACGCCGGATCCGGTGCAGCCATAAACATGACCAGCCAGGCCAGCGCACCGAACAGCAACACCACCTTGGCCTTGCTGACGTGAATGACCTCTTCCAGCACAACCCCCGCAAACGCTGCAATCGCCATGACGATCAGCAGCACCTCTACCGCGCTATGCATGTGACGTACTCTTCAGGAAGGAAAAACCGGGCGCGCCGTAATCCGCCAGTCGCGACCGACCGCGCGCAGGTCGGTAATCTCGACATCCATGGCCTCGGCCATATGGGCAAACGGCAACTCAAGCAAGCCGCGGGCCTGGCTGCCCAGCAGCCGCGGTGCCATATAAATCACCAATTCATCGACCAGTTGCGCACGCCAGAAGGCGCCAGCCAGGTGGGCACCGGACTCCACCAGCACCTCGTTGCAGCCACGCCCGACCAGCTCGGCCAGCAGCGCCGCCAGATCCACATGCTGGTCCTGGCCCGGCAGCGCCAGCAGCTCACTGCCCGCCGCCTGGTATTCGGCCTGACGGTTCGAGGCCTGATAACAGACCACCAGGGTCGGGCCTGGGGTCTGGAACAGCCGGCGCGTCAGCGGGACCCGCAGACGGCCGTCGATCAACACGCGCAGCGGCTGGCGTTCGGCGGCGGCACGGGCCTGGTCTTCCGGCAGGTCCAGCTCGGCGGCGCGCACGTTCAGGGCCGAGTCATCCAGCAACACGCTGTCGGCGCCGCTGATCACTGCGCCACTGCGGGCCCGCAGCCGCTGCACATCGGCGCGTGCAGCCGGGCCGGTAATCCACTGACTTTCGCCACTGGCCATGGCCGTGCGGCCGTCCAGACTCATGGCCAGCTTGAGTCGTACCCAAGGCAAACCACTGCGCATACGTTTGATAAAACCGGGATTGAGCGCTTCGGCCTCGGCCTCCAGCACCCCACAGGTAACGGCGATGCCCGCCGCGCGCAAACGCTCCAGGCCGCGCCCGGCCACTTGCGGATTAGGGTCCTGCATGGCCGCAACCACCCGGCTGACGCCGGCCTTGACCAGCGCATCGGCACAGGGTGGCGTCTTACCGAAATGACTGCAGGGCTCCAGGGTGACATAGGCCGTTGCGCCCCGGGCCTGGGCGCCGGCCTGGGCCAGCGCATTGACCTCGGCGTGCCCTTGGCCAGCACGCACATGCCAGCCCTCGCCGACAATCTGCCCATCGCGCACCAGCACGCAGCCAACCCGCGGATTGGGCTCGGTGGTATACAGGCCGCGCGCCGCCAGTTGCAAGGCGCGAGCCATCATCTGCTGATCGAGCACCGCCATTTCAGGCATTGCCGGGATCCTGATCGCCCCGCGACAGGCGCTCGATTTCCTCACGGAACTGATTGAGATCCTGGAACCGGCGATAGACCGAAGCAAAGCGGATATAGGCGACCTCGTCGAGCTGCTTGAGTTCGTCCATCACCATCTCGCCCACCACCATGGCCTTGATCTCCCGCTCACCGGTAGCCCGCAACCGGTGCTTGATATGGCCGATCGCCGCTTCGATCTGTTCGACGCTGACCGGACGCTTTTCCAGCGCCCGCAGCAGACCAGCCCGGAGCTTTTCCTCATCGAACGGCTGACGCCGGCCATCCTGCTTGATCACCCGAGGCAGCACCAACTCGGCGGTCTCGAAGGTAGTGAAGCGTTCCTGGCAGGCCAGACATTCACGCCGTCGGCGCACCTGATCGCCATCGGCCACAAGCCGGGAATCAATCACCTTGGTGTCATGGGCACCACAGAACGGGCAATGCATAGCTGGGTTCCTAGGGTCTTAAGCGCCGCCCATCTTACTCCCATGCCCGGCATGAATAAACGCCAGCGGCGAAACTCAGCGTTGCGTGGCTAACCAGCTATCACGCAACCGACGCTTGGCAACCTTGCCATTGTCATCGCGCGGCAACTGCTCGACCCATTCAATCACACGCGGCACCTTGTAGCCTGCCAGCCGCTGGCGCAACTGCTCGCGCACCTGATCAGGCGTCGCCCGGCCACTGTCCTGCCCGGCCAGCAGCGCCACCAAGGTCTCGCCATACTCCGCATCCGGCACTCCGAAGACGGCGCAGTCGGCCACACCGGGCATGGTCAGCAGAACATGTTCGATTTCAGCCGGGTAGATATTCACCCCGCCGGAAATCACCATATCCGAGGCACGATCGCAGATGTACAGATAACCGTCATCGTCCAGATAGCCGATATCACCGACCGTCACCAGGTCGTCCAACCCGGCATCAGCCCGGGCCTGCGGATTGTTCAGATAGGTGAAGTCGGTAACCGCTGGCTGGCGTACATAAACCACCCCCGGCACACCCACGGGGCAATCGTGACCATGCTCATCAACGATACGCAGCCGCGTACCGGTGATTGGCCGGCCGACACTGCCGGGCTTGTCCCGGGCCGACTGCGGGTCCTGCAGGGTAATCATGCCGGTTTCGCTGGAAGCGTAGGTCTCATAGATGACTGGCCCCCACCAATCCAGCATCGCGCGCTTGACCTCAGGGGCGCAGGGCGCGCCGGTCGAGGCGACGAAACGTACCGAAGACAGGTCGTAACGCGCACGTACCTCGGCCGGCAAGCGCAACAGACGCACATACATGATCGGCACCAGAAACACCGTATCGATGCGGTGGCGCTCAATCAGCGCCAGGGTCTGCTCGGCATCGAAGCGGGCCATCAGTACCAGGGTTTCGGCCTGCTGCAGAGCCTGCTGGGCAAACGAGCTAGGGGCACTGTGATACAAAGGTGCCGACACCAGTGCCCGGACGCCTGGGCGGATACCCCAGGCCGTCGCTACCAGCTCGGCCATGCGCGCCAGCATCAACTCACGCTCCTCAGGCTGCGGGGCCATACGCTTGACCCCCTTGGGCCGTCCCGTGGTGCCCGAGGTGTAAGCCATGTGCGCACGCGGGGTACGCGGCGGCCCGGCATAAGGGGCCTGCAGCGCCAGCCATTGGCCATAGTCCTGGGCCTCACTGGCAGCAGTTGCCGCGCCCACCACCAGCAACCGGACACCCTCTGGAATCGCCACCTGCACCTCAGCCAGCAAATCGGCCTCGATCAGCAACACCTTGGCCGCGCAGTCGCGCAGGATGAAGCCGACCTCTTCGGCCTTGAAGTGCCAGTTGATCGGGCAATAGAAGCAGCCGGCCGTCTGGCAAGCCTGAATGGCATCGACGAAGGCCGGCCCGTTACGCAGCATCAGCGCCAGCACGTCACCATCCTCCACGCCCAGACGCGCCAGGCCGCCAGCCAGGCGCAGAGCCCGATCATCCAGCTCGGCAGGGGGGTATGACTGTTCGGCAAAAATCAGTTCGGCGGTCATGGCAGGACTCCGGGGGACAATGAATGGATGGCGCTGAAACTGCACCCGACTATAGATACCGCCCAAACAGTCGACAATTACCCATATACCACTCAAACTGATTCTATTATGGAAACAATAACCGATATCAAAACCCTGCAATTTCTGCTCGCCGTTGTCGAAGCGGGCTCGATGAGTGCAGCCGCCCGGCGCCTTGGTACTACCCGGTCCTACATCAGCCGGCGAATCAAGTCTCTGGAACAGCAGATTCAGGCCCAGTTGTTCCGACGTACCACCCGCCAGCTCGAACCGACCCAGATCGGCTGGGCGCTGCATGCTCACGCGATACGCATCAGCCGCGAGCTACAGGCGTTGCAGGCCACAGTGGAAGATCTGGGCCAGAGCTTGCGTGGGCATATCCGCGTCAGCATGCCGACAGCCCTTGGCCAGATGGTCATTGGCCCCTGGCTGCTGGAGTTCGGCCAACGCCACCCGGACGTCAGCCTGCAGGTGATTTTCAGCAACCGGATTACCGACTTGATGGCCGAGGAAGTCGACATTGCCATCCGGATCACCAGCTACCCACCGGAGTCGGTAGTGGCGCGCGATCTAGGCCCCATCGATTGGGTATTGTGCGCCGCCCCCGACTACCTGCAACGCCAAGGCCGACCGAACACTCCGGAGCAGTTGAGCCAGCACCCATTTCTCACCGCCCCGCTCAGTGGCAACCGGCTGACTCTGCGCCTGAGCTCACAGACCCAGCGCTTGAACCTGACGGTAACGTCGCGCCTGCAGTCTGCCGAAGTGCTGTTCCTTAAGCGCGCCGCCATCAGCGGGTTGGGTTGCGCCCTGCTCCCGGCCTACGCCGTCAGCGATGCCCTGCATGATCACCGGCTGGACGTGCTGCTCGACCAGTATCAGATCAGGGTCGATGACTGGGGCGACCGGTTGTACCTGATCACCGCCCCAACCCTCTACCCCACACCCGCAGCCCGGGCGCTGATCGAGTTTTTGCGTGAGCGGCTGGGAAGTCTGGACTGGAGTGAGCCCTGGCCGTAAGGTGCGATCCTGACACCAACGCGCCGCTCAAGCCCGATAATGACCATGACCCTGAACCGCCTTGAACTCGCCCTGCATGCCGTCCTGCCCGATGCCCGCCTATGCGCCACGGCGCTGCCCGGTCTGCCGGAGCTGAAACTGTGGCTGCTGGATCCGGCCAATCTGGATCGCGCCTTCGCCAGCGACGAAACCCGCCGCCTGCTCGACAGCCCGCCGTACTGGGGCTTCTGCTGGGGCAGCGGTCTGGCCCTGGCGCGTTGGATTCTCGACAATCCGCAGCAGGTGCGCGGCCAACGAGTCCTGGATTTTGGCGCGGGTTCCGGCGTGGTCGCTCTGGCCTGCGCCCTGGCTGGGGCCCGAACCAGTATTGCCTGCGACCTTGATCAACCGGCACTGTGGGCCAGCGCGCTGAACGCCGAACTGAACGGCGTAGAACTGGAACTGGCCGGCGACTACTTTGCCGTTGCCGACGAGCTGGACCTGATCATTGCCGCCGATGTGCTTTATGACCGCGACAACCACCCGCTGCTTGAACATTTCGCCGAGCGTGCACCACGGGTGCTGATCGCCGACTCACGGGTCCGCCAGCTTGAGCATCCGCACTATCGGCGGCTGGCCACACTGGCGGGGCAGACCTGGCCGGATCTGGGCGAGCCGCTGGAATTTCGCCAGGTGGCGCTGTACAGCACGCGCCAACGCCCCTCAGCGGCGGCTTGATTTCCCTACCCCCCGCCCCCACTATCGACCAATACCCCAGCCTTGAACGGATCAGCCCGATGAGTCAGTCGCCCTATATATTCGATGTAACAGAAGCCGATTTTGACCGCTTTGTTCTGGAAAACTCGTTTCACAAGCCAGTGCTGGTCGACTTTTGGGCGGACTGGTGCGCCCCCTGCAAGGCACTGATGCCGGTACTGGCAAAAATTACCGAAAGCCTTGGAGGTGAGCTGCTGCTGGCCAAGGTCAACTGTGACGAACAGGCCGGACTGACCCAGCGCTTCGGGATTCGCAGCCTGCCGACTGTGGTGCTGTTCAAGGATGGCCAGCCGGTAGATGGCTTTGCCGGAGTCCAGCCTGAGAGCGCGATCCGCACCCTGCTTGAGCCCCATGTCGGCACCCCGCCGGAGCCCAGCGACACCGCCGATCCGGCCAGCCAGGCCAGCGAGCTGCTGGAGGCCGGCGATCCGGCAGCCGCAATTGCCCTGTTGCAGCCCCTGATCAGCGAGAAGCCTGACGACCCCTTGCTGATTTTGCTGGCCCGCGCCCTGGCGCTCGATGGCCAACTCGACGAGGCGGGCCAGGTACTGGAGGCGGTCAAGGACCGGGATAGCCACAAGGCGGCGCTGAACGGTGCCCGGGCGCAACTGACCTTCCTGCGTCAGGCCGCCGGCTTCCCGCCCCGCCAGGCACTGGAACAGCGTCTGGCAGCCGCGACCAACGACAGCGAAGCGCTCTACCAACTGGCGGTCAGTGATCTGGCCGCCCAGCGTCACGAAGCCGGCCTGCAAGCCTTGCTGGAGCTGTTCCGCCAGGACCGCGGTTACGCTGACGGCGCGGCGCACAAAACGCTGCTGCAGGTGTTCGATCTGTTGGGCAGCGACCACCCACTGACCCTGCAGTTTCGCCGCAAGCTGTATCAGCTTCTCTATTGATCGGTGACCGGGCTGCGGTTGAAACATACCGCAGCAAAGCTGCTTTTGGTCTTTGCAGGCGTTATAAGATAACATCATGCTTTTCACCGACTGCCAGGAGAACTTCCCGATGCGCCTACTCCCCCTTGTAGCCGGTAGTCTGCTGACTACTCTGGCCTTCAGCCTGCATGCCCACAACCACGATCATCACGGGCATAACGGCCACGATCATGACCATGCACATGAGCACGGCGACAGCCTGGGCGCCCATCAGCACGGGGTAGCCAACCTGAACCTGGTACTCGAGGGCAGCGCCCTGGCCATTGAACTGGAAAGCCCGGCCGACAATCTGGTGGGCTTCGAATACCTGCCCAGCACCGACGCCGACAAAGCCAAGGTGCGTGAGGCCATGGCCAGCCTGCGCCAGGCCGATGCTCTGTTCCAGTTCCCGGCCGCCGCCGGTTGCAGCCTGGATCAGGTGGAACTGCAAAGCCCTCTGTTCAGCGCCGTCGAGCACAGCCACAAGCATGACCACGGCCACGCTCACAAGCACAAACATGACCATGATAATGCCCATAACGACATCGAAGCGCACTACCACTTTACCTGCACCAACGTCGCTGCTCTGAACCAGATTGAACTGAAGCTGTTTGAAAGCTTCCCGCGCACCGAGAAACTGCTGCTGCAGGCCATCACGCCGACAGGCCAGCAAGGTGGCGAGCTGAGCCCGGCTCAGAACCTGATCCGCTTCTGAAATACCCCCGGCGTGCAGACCCGCCCTGCACGCCCTCTTGTCTTGCATTAGCCCAAGCCTGTAGTTTGAACCCCTGCAATCTGCCAACGGCACGCCCATGACCCAGCCTGTTATCCAACTGCACGACATGACCTATGCATGGCCTGGCCAGCCAACCCTGCTGGATATCCATGAGTTCACCCTGCAAGCTGGTGAAAAAGTCTTTCTCAAGGGGCCATCAGGTAGCGGCAAGACCACCCTGCTGGGCCTGCTTGGTGGGGTCTACCTGCCAGCCAGCGGACATATCCGCCTGCTCGGCCAGGATCTGGCCAGACTGTCATCGGTACGCCGCGACCGTTTCCGCGCCGACCACACCGGCTACATATTTCAGATGTTCAACCTGCTGCCCTATTTGTCGTTGGTCGACAATGTCATCCTGCCCTGCCGTTTCTCACGAATCCGCCGCCAGCGCGCGCTGGCACGCCACCCCAGCCTGGAGCAAGCCGCTTGCGAGCTGCTCGCCCACCTCGGTCTGGCTGACCCAGCCCTGTTGCGGCGTCCGGTGACCGAACTGTCGATTGGTCAACAACAACGCGTGGCTTCGGCTCGCGCCCTGATCGGCAGCCCGGAACTGGTAATCGCTGACGAGCCGACCTCGGCGCTGGATGCCGACAGCCGCGAGGCGTTTCTCAAACTGCTGTTCGCCGAATGTCAGGCCGCCGGCAGCAGCCTGCTGTTTGTCAGCCATGATGCCTCACTGGAACGGCTGTTCGACCGTGGCTTGTCGCTGCAACAACTCAATCGGGCCGCCAGCACCCAGGAGGTGATTTGATGCATCTGCTGCGACTGGCCTTGAAGAGCCTGGGTAACCGGCGTTTTTCCGCAATTCTGACGGTGCTGGCCATCGCCCTCAGCGTGACCCTGTTGCTGGCAGTGGAGAAGGTACGTACTGAAGCCCGCGCCAGCTTCGCCAATACCATCAGCGGCACCGACCTGATCGTCGGTGCCCGCTCGGGTTCAGTACAACTGCTGCTGTATTCGGTCTTTCGTATCGGCAGCGCCACCAACAACATCCGCTGGGACAGCTTCGAGCACTTTGCCGAGCACCCCCGGGTCGCCTGGGCCATACCGGTCTCGCTGGGCGACTCGCACCGTGGATTCCCGGTCATGGGTACCAATCACAGCTATTTTGAGCACTTTCGCTATGGTCGCAGCCAAGCCCTGCAGCTGAGCCAGGGTCAGGCCTTCGATGACCTGTACGACGCG is a genomic window of Halopseudomonas phragmitis containing:
- the ribD gene encoding bifunctional diaminohydroxyphosphoribosylaminopyrimidine deaminase/5-amino-6-(5-phosphoribosylamino)uracil reductase RibD, yielding MAVLDQQMMARALQLAARGLYTTEPNPRVGCVLVRDGQIVGEGWHVRAGQGHAEVNALAQAGAQARGATAYVTLEPCSHFGKTPPCADALVKAGVSRVVAAMQDPNPQVAGRGLERLRAAGIAVTCGVLEAEAEALNPGFIKRMRSGLPWVRLKLAMSLDGRTAMASGESQWITGPAARADVQRLRARSGAVISGADSVLLDDSALNVRAAELDLPEDQARAAAERQPLRVLIDGRLRVPLTRRLFQTPGPTLVVCYQASNRQAEYQAAGSELLALPGQDQHVDLAALLAELVGRGCNEVLVESGAHLAGAFWRAQLVDELVIYMAPRLLGSQARGLLELPFAHMAEAMDVEITDLRAVGRDWRITARPVFPS
- the nrdR gene encoding transcriptional regulator NrdR, whose protein sequence is MHCPFCGAHDTKVIDSRLVADGDQVRRRRECLACQERFTTFETAELVLPRVIKQDGRRQPFDEEKLRAGLLRALEKRPVSVEQIEAAIGHIKHRLRATGEREIKAMVVGEMVMDELKQLDEVAYIRFASVYRRFQDLNQFREEIERLSRGDQDPGNA
- a CDS encoding AMP-binding protein, whose translation is MTAELIFAEQSYPPAELDDRALRLAGGLARLGVEDGDVLALMLRNGPAFVDAIQACQTAGCFYCPINWHFKAEEVGFILRDCAAKVLLIEADLLAEVQVAIPEGVRLLVVGAATAASEAQDYGQWLALQAPYAGPPRTPRAHMAYTSGTTGRPKGVKRMAPQPEERELMLARMAELVATAWGIRPGVRALVSAPLYHSAPSSFAQQALQQAETLVLMARFDAEQTLALIERHRIDTVFLVPIMYVRLLRLPAEVRARYDLSSVRFVASTGAPCAPEVKRAMLDWWGPVIYETYASSETGMITLQDPQSARDKPGSVGRPITGTRLRIVDEHGHDCPVGVPGVVYVRQPAVTDFTYLNNPQARADAGLDDLVTVGDIGYLDDDGYLYICDRASDMVISGGVNIYPAEIEHVLLTMPGVADCAVFGVPDAEYGETLVALLAGQDSGRATPDQVREQLRQRLAGYKVPRVIEWVEQLPRDDNGKVAKRRLRDSWLATQR
- a CDS encoding LysR family transcriptional regulator, which encodes METITDIKTLQFLLAVVEAGSMSAAARRLGTTRSYISRRIKSLEQQIQAQLFRRTTRQLEPTQIGWALHAHAIRISRELQALQATVEDLGQSLRGHIRVSMPTALGQMVIGPWLLEFGQRHPDVSLQVIFSNRITDLMAEEVDIAIRITSYPPESVVARDLGPIDWVLCAAPDYLQRQGRPNTPEQLSQHPFLTAPLSGNRLTLRLSSQTQRLNLTVTSRLQSAEVLFLKRAAISGLGCALLPAYAVSDALHDHRLDVLLDQYQIRVDDWGDRLYLITAPTLYPTPAARALIEFLRERLGSLDWSEPWP
- a CDS encoding class I SAM-dependent methyltransferase, giving the protein MTLNRLELALHAVLPDARLCATALPGLPELKLWLLDPANLDRAFASDETRRLLDSPPYWGFCWGSGLALARWILDNPQQVRGQRVLDFGAGSGVVALACALAGARTSIACDLDQPALWASALNAELNGVELELAGDYFAVADELDLIIAADVLYDRDNHPLLEHFAERAPRVLIADSRVRQLEHPHYRRLATLAGQTWPDLGEPLEFRQVALYSTRQRPSAAA
- the trxA gene encoding thioredoxin — its product is MSQSPYIFDVTEADFDRFVLENSFHKPVLVDFWADWCAPCKALMPVLAKITESLGGELLLAKVNCDEQAGLTQRFGIRSLPTVVLFKDGQPVDGFAGVQPESAIRTLLEPHVGTPPEPSDTADPASQASELLEAGDPAAAIALLQPLISEKPDDPLLILLARALALDGQLDEAGQVLEAVKDRDSHKAALNGARAQLTFLRQAAGFPPRQALEQRLAAATNDSEALYQLAVSDLAAQRHEAGLQALLELFRQDRGYADGAAHKTLLQVFDLLGSDHPLTLQFRRKLYQLLY
- a CDS encoding DUF2796 domain-containing protein, which encodes MRLLPLVAGSLLTTLAFSLHAHNHDHHGHNGHDHDHAHEHGDSLGAHQHGVANLNLVLEGSALAIELESPADNLVGFEYLPSTDADKAKVREAMASLRQADALFQFPAAAGCSLDQVELQSPLFSAVEHSHKHDHGHAHKHKHDHDNAHNDIEAHYHFTCTNVAALNQIELKLFESFPRTEKLLLQAITPTGQQGGELSPAQNLIRF
- a CDS encoding ATP-binding cassette domain-containing protein, with product MTQPVIQLHDMTYAWPGQPTLLDIHEFTLQAGEKVFLKGPSGSGKTTLLGLLGGVYLPASGHIRLLGQDLARLSSVRRDRFRADHTGYIFQMFNLLPYLSLVDNVILPCRFSRIRRQRALARHPSLEQAACELLAHLGLADPALLRRPVTELSIGQQQRVASARALIGSPELVIADEPTSALDADSREAFLKLLFAECQAAGSSLLFVSHDASLERLFDRGLSLQQLNRAASTQEVI